From the genome of Streptomyces sp. NBC_00659, one region includes:
- a CDS encoding NAD(P)-binding protein → MANTPHRAARARILVAGGGPAGMETASLMAEDGHTVRLLEAGSRLGGAFRPAAGLRQHPDHRLLLDRLEGELDRLGVVVHTERPVDEEVLASRDDAIVVTTGAVGRDAAGLLRAGAGLRDTFDVRTWPAAGGGRTTA, encoded by the coding sequence GTGGCGAACACCCCACACCGTGCGGCGCGGGCCCGAATCCTGGTCGCCGGCGGCGGCCCCGCCGGCATGGAGACGGCCAGTCTGATGGCCGAGGACGGGCACACCGTCCGGCTACTGGAGGCGGGATCGCGGCTGGGCGGGGCGTTCCGTCCGGCTGCGGGTCTGCGGCAGCACCCGGACCACCGGCTCCTCCTCGACCGGCTGGAGGGCGAACTCGACCGGCTGGGTGTCGTCGTACACACCGAACGGCCCGTCGACGAGGAAGTGTTGGCGAGCAGAGACGACGCGATCGTCGTGACCACCGGCGCTGTCGGCCGGGACGCAGCAGGTCTGCTGCGTGCGGGAGCCGGCCTGCGTGACACGTTCGACGTGCGGACATGGCCGGCGGCGGGAGGCGGGCGGACCACTGCCTGA
- a CDS encoding TetR/AcrR family transcriptional regulator, with amino-acid sequence MGTAAPSDEHRSHDADRTRREILAAARAEFAEAGYAGARMDEIAARTRTSKRMIYYYFGSKEGLFTAILEGAYREIRQQELLLDADEQDPVEAMRRLAELTFDHHEAHPDFVRLVSIENVHRGRHLARSRHLTDLRTPALAVIERILRRGRENGQITADVDAIGMHAFISSFCVFPVANRHTFAALFDCDLLAPVHRDRFRTMLGDMVVNYLTGTAAQRVQPVVSQA; translated from the coding sequence ATGGGCACGGCTGCCCCTTCGGACGAGCACCGTTCGCACGACGCCGACCGCACACGGCGCGAGATACTCGCGGCAGCCAGAGCGGAGTTCGCTGAAGCCGGGTACGCCGGCGCACGCATGGACGAGATCGCCGCTCGGACCCGTACCAGCAAGAGGATGATCTACTACTACTTCGGCAGCAAGGAAGGCCTGTTCACAGCCATCCTGGAGGGGGCGTACCGCGAAATCCGCCAGCAGGAGCTGCTGTTGGACGCCGATGAGCAGGACCCGGTGGAGGCGATGCGACGGCTGGCGGAGCTGACCTTCGACCATCACGAGGCCCACCCCGACTTCGTCCGCCTGGTGAGCATCGAGAACGTCCACCGGGGTCGTCACCTGGCCCGGTCGCGGCACCTGACGGACCTGCGGACCCCGGCGCTCGCGGTCATCGAACGGATCCTGCGCCGGGGACGGGAGAACGGGCAGATCACCGCTGACGTCGATGCGATCGGCATGCACGCCTTCATCAGCTCGTTCTGTGTCTTCCCGGTGGCCAACCGGCACACCTTCGCAGCGCTGTTCGACTGCGACCTGCTGGCGCCGGTGCACCGTGACCGGTTTCGCACCATGCTCGGAGACATGGTCGTCAACTATCTGACGGGCACTGCCGCGCAGCGGGTACAGCCGGTGGTCTCACAGGCGTGA